The following proteins are co-located in the Xiphophorus hellerii strain 12219 chromosome 2, Xiphophorus_hellerii-4.1, whole genome shotgun sequence genome:
- the LOC116733780 gene encoding LOW QUALITY PROTEIN: transcription factor Maf-like (The sequence of the model RefSeq protein was modified relative to this genomic sequence to represent the inferred CDS: deleted 1 base in 1 codon), which translates to MASELAMSNSDLPTSPLAMEYVNDFDLMKFEVKKEPVEPDRSINQCSRLVAGGSLSSTPMSTPCSSVPPSPSFSAPSPGSGSEQKTHLEDFYWMTGYQQQLNPEALGFSPEDAVEALISSSHQLQTFDGYARGQQFGGAAGAGGAMAGEEMGSAAAVVSAVIAAAAAQNGTPHHHHHHHHHHHTGAHHPSSGSQSGGGAGGNHQHLRLEERFSDEQLVTMSVRELNRQLRGVSKEEVIRLKQKRRTLKNRGYAQSCRYKRVQQRHVLEGEKTQLMQQVDHLKQEISRLARERDAYKEKYEKLISTGFRENGGSSSDNNPSSPEFFMTSRKFLHL; encoded by the exons ATGGCATCAGAGCTGGCAATGAGCAACTCCGACCTGCCCACCAGTCCCCTGGCCATGGAATATGTTAATGACTTCGATCTGATGAAGTTTGAAGTGAAAAAGGAGCCGGTGGAGCCCGATCGCAGCATCAACCAGTGCAGCCGCCTGGTCGCCGGGGGATCCCTATCTTCCACCCCGATGAGCACGCCTTGCAGCTCGGTTCCCCCCTCTCCAAGCTTCTCGGCGCCCAGTCCGGGATCAGGGAGCGAACAGAAGACGCACTTGGAGGATTTCTACTGGATGACCGGGtaccagcagcagctgaaccCCGAGGCTCTGGGCTTTAGCCCAGAGGACGCCGTAGAGGCGCTGATCAGCAGCAGTCACCAGCTCCAAACCTTCGACGGCTATGCCAGAGGGCAGCAGTTCGGCGGAGCAGCCGGGGCAGGAGGCGCCATGGCCGGGGAGGAGATGGGATCAGCGGCCGCCGTGGTGTCCGCGGTCATCGCCGCTGCCGCGGCCCAGAACGGGActccccaccaccaccaccatcaccaccaccaccaccacacagGGGCACACCATCCCTCCTCCGggtcccagtccggcggcggcGCGGGGGGCAACCACCAGCACCTGCGCCTGGAGGAGCGCTTCTCGGACGAGCAGCTGGTCACTATGTCGGTGCGGGAACTGAACCGGCAGCTCCGA GGGGTCAGCAAGGAAGAGGTGATCCGTCTGAAACAGAAGAGGAGGACACTAAAGAACAGAGGCTATGCGCAGTCCTGTCGGTACAAGCGCGTCCAGCAGCGGCACGTCCTGGAGGGGGAGAAGACGCAGCTCATGCAGCAGGTGGACCACCTCAAGCAGGAGATCTCCCGGCTGGCCAGGGAGAGGGACGCCTACAAGGAGAAATACGAGAAGCTGATCAGCACCGGCTTCAGAGAAAACGGAGGCTCCAGCAGTGACAACAACCCTTCATCTCCGGAGTTTTTCAT GACGTCGAGAAAATTCCTCCATCTGTGA